Below is a window of Staphylococcus succinus DNA.
GACATATGCAGACTGGATTATAGATATAGGCCCTTATGCTGGAGAACAAGGTGGTAAACTACTTTATCAAGGTTATCCTCAAGGTTTAATAGAAATTGATGCGTCTGTAACTGCTAAGCATTTAAAAAATTATCTATCATATTAATAGAAATTATCCTAACCAACATACAATGAACTCATTTTTAATTTTCTTTTAGCAATTTAAAAAGGTAAGCAATCATTAGGATTGCTTACCTTTTTAAATGTTATTCTTATATGCCTATTATTTCGCAAAAAACTTACGCTTTGTTTAATATTATTTATAATCCTAATGTCGCTTTAATTAAAGACGTTGTTTCTCCACCTGGGTAAAACACATATAATAATAAATATACAGCTAAACCCGTAATCGCAGTAAAGAACCAAATAATAGATGCTATAGGTCCAACGAATCTATGCACTTTAAACTTATCTTTAAAGGCTGTAATAATTTGTACTAGCCCTAAAATTCCACCGATTGTTGCTAAATTAATGTGGAACACTAAGAATATCGTATAATAAAGCTTGATTGAATCTGGACCACCAAAAGCAGTATTACCAACAAAAACGGTTCTTGAAGCATAAATGATAAAGAATGAAAGTGCAAAACCAGCTGCCCATAACATTACTTTTTTATGACTTTCAATTTCACGTTTCCAAATTTTGCGCCAACCTATTGCAACAAGGATTGCACTAATAACAATAAAGCTTGTACTGATAGTAGGTAAAATTGGTAAATTCATAAATTCCATCCTTATTATTAATTATTAGAACATTTGGATTAGAGATACGACAACAACGAGCACGAAAAATACAACTAAATAATTTAGTGAATATATAAACATTTTTGTTGCCCATTTAATTTGATCTGACTCTTTTTTAAAGCTTGTTAAGCCCATGTATATCCAACCTAAATTTAATAATGAAGCTAACACAATAAATGTGATACCTAAGTCACTAAGTAAAAATGGTAGTGGTAACAATAACACAAGCCATATAAACATGCTCACTCTCGTACGGTTAAAACCTTTAACCGATGGTAACATTGGTATATTAGCCAACGAATATTCATCTTCACGCTTAATTGCTAATGCGTAGAAATGAATGGGTTGCCAACAAAAGACTACTAAAAATAGTGCTACTGCAACCAAGCTAATATTTCCTTCAATTGCAGTCCAACCAATTAACGGTGGCACTGCTCCAGGAAAACTACCAATCACTGTATTCCATACTGTATGACGTTTAGACCAGATAGAATAAAATGATACATAACCTACAATACCTATTAAACCAATAACGCCAGATGGTATGTTTAATGCAAATAGTAAACCTTCTCCTATTAGCATCATTCCAAAACTTAAAATTAAAAGATTTCTGTTTGAAATTCTTTCATTAACTGTTGGTCTCTGTTGTTTACTTGGCATGATACTGTCAATATCTTGATCATAGTAATTATTTAAAGCACATGCGCCCCCCATAATTAACGTAGAGCCCACCAACATCATTAAGATTTGTGGTATTGACGAGAGAAAGGAATGATTAGCCAACACAACTGCAAGCCAAGAACCAGCAAATGCGGGAATTAAATTCCCTTGCACAAGTCCCATTTTGATAATTTGCTGTAACTCTTTAAAAGTTACCCGACTTGTATTATGCGACAAAGTTTGTTCTTTGTTCATAATTCCCCTCCTATTTTTTCCATATAACACAATGATATATGAAATTTGTGTTATTTACTACATTTATATAAACTAATTTGTGACACTTTAACGACATCGATAAATCGTCATTTTTATGACACAAATAAATCATCATTTATTGTTATAATTATAGTTAAGATTTATTTAATGTTAAACAAGTATGTCTTTTGGGAATTAAACATTACAAATATTAAGGCTTAACTCGCTACAACTGGAGTATTATTTAAAGTCCCAATAGTTTTATTTATAAGTGGGGTGTGAATTATTGTTTAACAAAGGAAACCTAAAATGGTTATCGGTGACAGCAGCACTAATTATGACTTGGGTTCAATTAGGAGGCGCTTTAGTTACAAAGACAGGTTCAGCCGACGGATGTGGTTCTGACTGGCCGCTATGTCATGGCGCTCTTTTACCTCAAAACCTTCCCATTCAAACAATTATCGAATTAAGTCACCGTGCAGTATCTGGCTTATCTCTTATTATTGTCTTATGGTTGGTTATTGTGGCATGGAAACATATTAGCTATATTAAAGAAGTAAAACCTTTATGTATCATTAGTGTGGGATTCTTACTCCTTCAAGCACTCATAGGTGCTGCTGCTGTAATGTGGCAACAAAATGCTTACGTTTTAGCATTACATTTCGGTATATCTCTTGTCTCATTCTCTTCAGTCTTTGTACTAACATTAATTATTTTTGAAGTTGATCGTAAATACGAAGCAGACGAATTATTTATTAGAAAGCCGTTAAGAATTTATACTTGGATTATGGCAATCATAGTTTATTTAACTATTTATACAGGCGCTTTAGTTCGACATAAAGGAGCCAGCTTAGCCTATGGTCAATGGCCTTTACCATTCAATGATTTAATGCCACATAATGTTGCAGATTGGATTAATTTCACACATAGATGTATGGCATTTATAGCGTTCACTTGGATATTACTTACGTTTATTCATGCAGTTAATCATTATCAACATAACCGTACGATTCGATATGGTTACACTGCTGCGTTTATTCTAGTCATATTACAAGTAACGACTGGTGCTTTATCTATTATTACTGAAGTGAATTTAATTATCGCACTTTTACATGCTTTGTTCATCACATTATTATTTGGCTTAATTGCTTACTTTATTGTATTGATGTTACGAACGATAAGGAGCGGTGGATAAACGCATTAAGTAACAATCCAATGATCATTAAAAACGACTAAAATCTAACTATTTGTAGTAAAAAGTACAGCTCTGTTTTTTAACAGAGCTGTACTTTTTTGATTGAAAATTTACAATTTTCAACTTCATCTTTTGCTCAAGACATATGACACTTTAATCTCTCAATCATACGATTAACTTAAATAGCAACATAGTGTATATATAATATCAACTATATTAAACGCCTTTTGATAAATTTTTATCTATACAAGTATTCATTAGATAACCAATAAAAATAAGAGATAGCCACTTTTATGAGTAGTAGCTACCTCTTATTTATGAATCCAAATACAAAAGCTTGTATCAACTTATTGCATAGATAATCGTTAATTAATCAACAGGTTCTTTTTCTATTTCTATCAACAAATCACCTGTTTCAATTGCATCACCGCTTTTAACTGTAAGTTTAGTCACTGTTCCATCAAAAGGTGCTTGGATTGTTGTCTCCATTTTCATTGCTTCAGTTATTAATAAAGCCTGACCACTTGTGACAGATTCACCCTCAGAAATTTGCACTTCTGTAACAGAACCTGGCATTTGAGCCCCTATATGATTCGGATTTAATTTATCTGCTTTCGGTTTAACACTTGCGTTTGCTTTAACATTTTCATCTTGAATATAGATACGTCTCGCCTGACCATTCATATCATAGAAAATAGTACGCATACCTTTTTCATCTGGTTCTGTTATTGTTTTTAACGTAATAATCAGTCGTTTTCCTGTATCTATTTCAATTTCAACTGTTTCATTTGAACGCATTCCAAAGAAGAACGTTGGTGTATCTAAGAGTGAAACATTACCAAATTGTTCTTGTGTCGCAATAAACTGTTCATAAACCTTTGGATAAAGTACGTAACTAATAACATCTTGTTCAGTCACTTCACGTTGTTGCTTTTCTTCTAACTCTTTTCTAACTGCCTCAAAATCTACCGGCTCTAAATATTCACCAGGTCTGTCTGTAAGCGCAGTCTGACCTTTTAAAATAACTTTTTGGAGATCTTTATTGAAACCACTGACAGGTTGACCAATGTCGCCTTTAAAGAAGGAAACCACTGATTCTGGGAAATCCAATTTATGTCCCTCATCAATAACTGCTTGTTCGTCTAGTTCATTTTGAACCATGTACAGTGCCATGTCTCCTACTATTTTAGATGATGGCGTAACTTTGACTAAATCACCAAACAAGAAATTCACACGTCTATACATATCTTTCACTTCATTAAATCGATTACCCAGTTCTAAGCTCTTAGCTTGTTGTCTTAAGTTTGAATACTGACCACCAGGCATTTCATGTTTATATATTTCCGTATTAGGTGACTTAATATCACTTTCAAAATCACTATAATACTGACGTACAATTCCCCAATAATGAGATAATTCTTCCATGCCATCAATATCAGCGCGCATATTTCTATCAAACCCATTTAATGCATAATATAATGCATTTCCACTAGGTTGACTTGTTAATCCACTCATTGAAGCTACTGCAGTATCAATGACATCGACACCTGCATCTATCGCCTCTTTATATATCATTAATCCATTTCCACTTGTATCATGCGTGTGCAAATGTATTGGTAAATCTACAGCTGCTTTTAATTCTCCAATTAATTCATAGGCTGCTTTAGGTTTTAATAAACCTGCCATATCTTTAATCGCTAAAATATGGAACCCTTCTTTTTCAAGCGTTTTGGCCATATTTATATAATATTCTAATGTGTAAATATCTGAACGTTTAGGATTTAAGATATCACCTGTGTAACAAATTGTACCTTCTGAAATCTTCCCTGCTTCTTGTACTGCCTCATTTGCAACTTTCATTTGATCTACCCAGTTTAATGAGTCGAAAATACGGAAAACATCGATACCAGCCTCAGCACTTTCTTGCACAAACTTTTTAATTACATTATCAGGATAATTCTTATAACCTACTGCATTAGAAGCACGTAATAACATTTGGAATAAAACATTTGGAATTTCTTTTCTAAGTCTTTCTAATCTTTCCCAAGGGTTTTCTTTCAAGAAATTGTAAGCAACATCAAATGTAGCTCCACCCCATAATTCTAAAGAAAAGTTATCTTGCATCACTTCAGCTGTTTTAGAAGCAATATTCATCATGTCTTTTGTACGTACACGTGTAGCTAGTAAAGATTGATGTGCATCTCTAAATGTTGTATCCGTGATTAGTACATCTTCCTGTTGTTTTAACCATGTTGCGACTGCTTGAGGTCCTTTTTCATCTAATAATTGTTTCGTTCCTTGAAGATTAGCTATTTCCTTTTTTGGTACTACTGGTATTGGTGAAGTCTCATATATTGGTTTTGGACGTTTCTCAACGTTTGGAAAACCATTAATTGAAACGTTACCAATATATTCTAATGTTTTAGTACCACGGTCTAAAGTCGGTTGAATATCAAATAGTTCTGGTGTCTTCTCAATAAATTTCGTTGTATAGTCCCCAGTTTTAAATTGAGGATGTCTTATCACATTAATTAAGAATGGCACATTTGTTTTCACACCACGAATTCTCATCTCTTGTAATGAACGATCCATTTTTTCTTCTGCTTGTTTAAATGACATGCCATGTGTGGAAAGTTTAACAAGTAATGAATCATAATATGGTGAAATCTCGGCGCCTTGGAAACCATCTCCAGCATCTAATCTCACACCAAAACCACCACTTGAACGGTATGCTATAATTCTTCCAGAATCTGGCATGAAATCATTTGTAGGATCTTCAGTCGTAATACGGCACTGAATTGCGTAACCTAAAGTTTGAATATCTTGTTGCTGAGGCATTGAAATTTCTTTATCAAAAAGATTTTCTCCATCCGCTACAAGGATTTGTGTTTTAACAATATCTACGCCTGTTATCATTTCAGTTATAGTATGTTCTACTTGAACACGTGGATTAACTTCAATGAAATAATAGTCATCTCCAGATACTAAAAATTCAACAGTACCAGCATTTACATACTCAATCTTTTCCATTAGTTGAATTGCTGAATCACATATTCTTTCTCTTAAATCATCAGTAAGTGCCACTGATGGTGCAACTTCAACTACTTTTTGATGACGACGTTGTACAGAACAGTCTCTTTCATATAAATGAACAATATTTCCGTGTTCGTCTCCAATCACCTGTACTTCGATATGCTTTGGATTATCGATATATTTTTCAATGTATACTTCACTATTACCAAAGGATTTCTCAGCTTCAGACTTAGCACGATGGAATGCCTCTTCTAATTCACCTTCTGAGTGAACGATACGCATACCTTTACCGCCACCCCCACTTGTAGCTTTAATCATCAGTGGATATCCTGCTTCATTGGCAAATGCAATTGCCGCTTCTTGACTATCAATTGGACCATCCGTGCCTGGAATAACAGTCAAGTCTGCTTTAATTGCTGTTGCTCGTGCCTTAACTTTATCTCCAAACATATCTAAATGTTCAACACGTGGACCAATAAATTTAATACCTTCTTCGCTACATCTACGTGCAAATGTTTCATTTTCACTTAAAAATCCATAACCAGGATGTATCGCATCTACGCCTGCGCGTTTTGCTACATCTAGAATACGTTCTATATTTAAATAAGACTCTGCCGGTCCTAAGTCTTTTCCTACTAAGTATGATTCATCAGCTTTATATCTATGTAAAGACCCCTTATCTTCATTTGAATATATCGCAACTGTATTAATATTCAACTCCGTTGCAGCCCTAAAAATCCTTATTGCTATTTCCCCACGATTGGCTACCAATAGTTTATTTATTTTATTCACACCATGGTCCCCCTTAAATTTTTGAATTTTCTAAAAAGTTAGTTATGAAAATCATTATATCAAAATACGAACAATGTATACAGTAAAAAATATAAGAGCAAATCTCTGTGCAATGTATAAACAGTTTATTAATTAAGGAAGCATACATAGCTACAATACATCAAATTAAACTCCTAATTCCTTACCATTAGCGTGTTCCAAAGTAATTGTATCATAATCATATCATAATAAAAAGTTATTGTTTATGATAAGTTTTTATTATTGGTTTTCTAAAAAATACTAAGTATTTCAAAATTCTGATATAATAAAATAAAAATAAGCAAACGTTTTCAACAATAATCTGTTGTAACGTTTGCTTTTAATGTATGGTTAATATTCTATTTTAAAACATCATTCATAGACACTAATACATTTAATACTTTTTAGCTATATCCACATGATTTTGACTTTTACGTGTTTTTTTCTTTTTTAATTCTTCTATTTTAATTTGTTTAGCTGTAATGAGCAACAAGCCCATTGCAATACTTAAACTTATCATTGAAGAGCCACCGAAACTAATGAATGGTAAAGGCACCCCTGTTAATGGGATGGTACCAGAAATACCGCCTAAGTTTACAAATGTCTGACTGCCTATATAACTTGCTATGCCTACACATACTAATTTATAGAAGTAAGAATTCGTTTTGTTCGCAAGTTCGAAAGCTCTGTAAACGATAAAAAATAATAAACAAATAACAAAAAGACCACCTAATAAGCCTAATTCCTCACAAATAATTGAAAAAATGAAATCTGTATGCGGTTCTGGTAAATAACCCAATTTCATAATACTATTACCTAATCCTCGACCAAACAGACCTCCATTTCCAATTGCAATAAGCGAATTAGAAATATGATAACCTGTACCTGATTCTTGACTAAACGGATTTGTTAACGTACTAAAACGTGCTGTTAAATAGTCTGGGACTAATCCTAATAGTAAGAATAGGCCTCCAATAAGTGCTACACCTATAATAATCATCAAACCATATCTAAGTGATTTTTGTACGCCTATCCCTGCATAAAATAGAATTGAAAAGAAAATGATTAATATTAGCAACGTTTGTCCAATATCTCTTTGTAAAATTACGAGCCCTATACAAAATGAAGCTAAAATAATTGGAGACATTAATAATTTCGGTTCTTTAAATACCTTAGGTCGTTTCTTTTCTATCATATATGGAATATACAATAATATTGCGATTTTCAATAATTCAGATGCTTGTAAATTCATGAATCCTAAATTAATCCAACTTTTTGAACCATTAATGTTACTACCTACCACTAATGTAGCTCCTAGTAACA
It encodes the following:
- a CDS encoding DUF420 domain-containing protein encodes the protein MNLPILPTISTSFIVISAILVAIGWRKIWKREIESHKKVMLWAAGFALSFFIIYASRTVFVGNTAFGGPDSIKLYYTIFLVFHINLATIGGILGLVQIITAFKDKFKVHRFVGPIASIIWFFTAITGLAVYLLLYVFYPGGETTSLIKATLGL
- the cyoE gene encoding heme o synthase produces the protein MNKEQTLSHNTSRVTFKELQQIIKMGLVQGNLIPAFAGSWLAVVLANHSFLSSIPQILMMLVGSTLIMGGACALNNYYDQDIDSIMPSKQQRPTVNERISNRNLLILSFGMMLIGEGLLFALNIPSGVIGLIGIVGYVSFYSIWSKRHTVWNTVIGSFPGAVPPLIGWTAIEGNISLVAVALFLVVFCWQPIHFYALAIKREDEYSLANIPMLPSVKGFNRTRVSMFIWLVLLLPLPFLLSDLGITFIVLASLLNLGWIYMGLTSFKKESDQIKWATKMFIYSLNYLVVFFVLVVVVSLIQMF
- a CDS encoding COX15/CtaA family protein, with amino-acid sequence MFNKGNLKWLSVTAALIMTWVQLGGALVTKTGSADGCGSDWPLCHGALLPQNLPIQTIIELSHRAVSGLSLIIVLWLVIVAWKHISYIKEVKPLCIISVGFLLLQALIGAAAVMWQQNAYVLALHFGISLVSFSSVFVLTLIIFEVDRKYEADELFIRKPLRIYTWIMAIIVYLTIYTGALVRHKGASLAYGQWPLPFNDLMPHNVADWINFTHRCMAFIAFTWILLTFIHAVNHYQHNRTIRYGYTAAFILVILQVTTGALSIITEVNLIIALLHALFITLLFGLIAYFIVLMLRTIRSGG
- a CDS encoding pyruvate carboxylase: MNKINKLLVANRGEIAIRIFRAATELNINTVAIYSNEDKGSLHRYKADESYLVGKDLGPAESYLNIERILDVAKRAGVDAIHPGYGFLSENETFARRCSEEGIKFIGPRVEHLDMFGDKVKARATAIKADLTVIPGTDGPIDSQEAAIAFANEAGYPLMIKATSGGGGKGMRIVHSEGELEEAFHRAKSEAEKSFGNSEVYIEKYIDNPKHIEVQVIGDEHGNIVHLYERDCSVQRRHQKVVEVAPSVALTDDLRERICDSAIQLMEKIEYVNAGTVEFLVSGDDYYFIEVNPRVQVEHTITEMITGVDIVKTQILVADGENLFDKEISMPQQQDIQTLGYAIQCRITTEDPTNDFMPDSGRIIAYRSSGGFGVRLDAGDGFQGAEISPYYDSLLVKLSTHGMSFKQAEEKMDRSLQEMRIRGVKTNVPFLINVIRHPQFKTGDYTTKFIEKTPELFDIQPTLDRGTKTLEYIGNVSINGFPNVEKRPKPIYETSPIPVVPKKEIANLQGTKQLLDEKGPQAVATWLKQQEDVLITDTTFRDAHQSLLATRVRTKDMMNIASKTAEVMQDNFSLELWGGATFDVAYNFLKENPWERLERLRKEIPNVLFQMLLRASNAVGYKNYPDNVIKKFVQESAEAGIDVFRIFDSLNWVDQMKVANEAVQEAGKISEGTICYTGDILNPKRSDIYTLEYYINMAKTLEKEGFHILAIKDMAGLLKPKAAYELIGELKAAVDLPIHLHTHDTSGNGLMIYKEAIDAGVDVIDTAVASMSGLTSQPSGNALYYALNGFDRNMRADIDGMEELSHYWGIVRQYYSDFESDIKSPNTEIYKHEMPGGQYSNLRQQAKSLELGNRFNEVKDMYRRVNFLFGDLVKVTPSSKIVGDMALYMVQNELDEQAVIDEGHKLDFPESVVSFFKGDIGQPVSGFNKDLQKVILKGQTALTDRPGEYLEPVDFEAVRKELEEKQQREVTEQDVISYVLYPKVYEQFIATQEQFGNVSLLDTPTFFFGMRSNETVEIEIDTGKRLIITLKTITEPDEKGMRTIFYDMNGQARRIYIQDENVKANASVKPKADKLNPNHIGAQMPGSVTEVQISEGESVTSGQALLITEAMKMETTIQAPFDGTVTKLTVKSGDAIETGDLLIEIEKEPVD
- the ftsW gene encoding cell division peptidoglycan polymerase FtsW, with the protein product MNNIKQFFRYIGRNAKFIDYPLVITYLLLCLIGLVMVYSASMVAATKGTLTGGVAVSGTYFYTRQLMYVIMSLSLVFFMAFFMNVKFLASTQFQKWMMTGIIVLLGATLVVGSNINGSKSWINLGFMNLQASELLKIAILLYIPYMIEKKRPKVFKEPKLLMSPIILASFCIGLVILQRDIGQTLLILIIFFSILFYAGIGVQKSLRYGLMIIIGVALIGGLFLLLGLVPDYLTARFSTLTNPFSQESGTGYHISNSLIAIGNGGLFGRGLGNSIMKLGYLPEPHTDFIFSIICEELGLLGGLFVICLLFFIVYRAFELANKTNSYFYKLVCVGIASYIGSQTFVNLGGISGTIPLTGVPLPFISFGGSSMISLSIAMGLLLITAKQIKIEELKKKKTRKSQNHVDIAKKY